In Poecile atricapillus isolate bPoeAtr1 chromosome 1, bPoeAtr1.hap1, whole genome shotgun sequence, the sequence tgtttttcacatttcagtTATGAACTGTTCCTTGAAGtgcaaatttcccttttttcctgtattATGCTGCCATCCAACCAACAAATTAACACTCACTTTAAAACAGTGACTATTGAAAGAGGTTCTTTGTGAAAAATTCTAAAATCAAACtcatttccccatttccttCTCAGCTCACTATACCCTTCAATagtttttactttgttttacaGTATTATTATGAATTATAGAACtcaaaatatttgatttctAGGACCAACATCAAGCAGATAACTGAATATTGCCACTCTCAAAAATGCAGAAGAGGGTTACTTCCATTCTCATTTTGGGTATCTTGTTTGTTTGTCAAGAAGGGTAACTTGCGTACACCTAGAGAGCAGCAGATGAACAACCCGTATTTTATACACAACTTCTGTTagacataatttttatattattaattccTTTCCAAAAAACAATGCAGTGAAAAACTCATTCTCCAGCTTGTCACTTCTTATAAATCTGTCTTAGAACTTCCACTGTCCTAAAATACACTTACACCAACTAATGAAAAATAGAAGATAATCCTATTCAATCTCAATTCCTTATTGATGGCGTCACCTTAGAAGAAAAACTAAGTATTGTTCAGCCTCTTTGTCCTGCTTTatctttttcacatttcctttccGACAATGAAAATAGGCTACTTTGTTTCAGTCTTTAGTGCCTAAACATTAATTTACTGAAGCAGTTAAGGGATTTAAAACCTTGAAGACATAAATGAAGACGTAAAAGTATTCACTGGAGTCAAAAATCAATATGTTAAGTTTGCATTTTTGAGCATTCTATAAAAAGTTTTGATATCAAAAACTTATCAGTGCTGTTATATCTATATCTGGACACTTAAATGGGTATTAAAAGAGTTGCTTACCCTTTATATGACTTTTAAATCCAGGATAGGGTGTGAAAATTGCATCTGTTCTGGCACAgctattttctaaataaataatgatATAACAAGTGAGGTCCAAATTATATATTTGTAATTGAAAATATTCTAACCACTCTCAGCTTTGATGCTTTaaataaatctaattaaaatgcttcaaacaataaaaaaaaaacccagaaatacTTGTAAACACTTGCCCATTAATAGTTTCACACACTCGCATGGACCTACTGCTCTTAATTGGATAAGTCACTTATATAAGTATAGGCACACGTGTACATAGAAGTTTACTGGATCAGGACCAAATGTATCTGGTTCTTACTTCTCACTGCATTTCTCTGGAACTTATGTCCTTCTTCATGTACAGAAGCCTTTTTCCTACTTACCACTGTTATTctggttttattccttttctgaAACTCTCCTATTTTTCCACTGATCCAGTTTACTCATCAGCATTCTTTCCTAaacttttctgcatttattctgATCCATGTGACTTCTTTCATTTGCTTAACCATAAAAACCTATAGTATAGACAACCTTAATTTATTCtaatgtttatattttaatcTCTGTTCATTACACCAAAGCTTTACACGTATTTTATTATGCCTGAACAATGTGACAGGTCTTATTATCAATTTTTCTGTACATAATTAACAATTTTGGGAAACAGTATTTCACTATCTAGCATATTCTACTAAACCTCAGATGTCCTTTGCATTCCAACTAACATTCAAGCAGTCAAACTCTCTAAGAAGCTTACTGAACAATAAGCTTTGATCTCTAAGAGCTTAAGTACCTCATAGAGACAATGCACATGTGGGTTCACAGGTACTTAGAAAATATCTCTGTGCTACTTACAGTTTTATATACATAAAACTGTCTTAACTTCAAAGATGCATTTGGCTACAGTTACTGATCCTGTAAATGGGATCCAGTCTGCCAGATGGATTTAAGATTGGTTACAGATACAGCCAATTGTACTACAATGTGAACAATGTTAAAAAGAGAGTAGCTAGTAATTTAAATTCATTGTAAAAAATACTACTTTGTAATTTAACTAGCACTAAATTAACTTCAATTTAAATACGCAATTCATAAGACATTTCTGAATCGCAATTCCATTTACTTTGGAGGAACATCTAGTTGAGACACTGGGAACAAAAGCTACAAAATCATCTGATCTAAGATAGCAGTTCTTCAGATTTACACAATAATAGATATAATCTTTCTGTATGGGATGCATTAAACATTGTCATCCAGTGACTactcaatttatttttccatctgaCATCTGCAGTGCACATgcaagttttaaatttttaaatttaattttaaaacaaagttactcttaaaaaaaaagttccatcTTAAATACAGATTAgtgcttttgaaaaataaaaagaacaaaaaaaaccccacaaaacaacaacaaagaaaacaagcaagaaaaaacaaacaaaccccacacaaCTTAAACTGGTATGAAGATTAAAGTCTGGCTAGCCAGTTACCTTGATTACAATCAATAACATTGCAAAATTCCCTGACATTATTCTCATTGATCTCAGCTTGCTTCCTCTCGATGAAGGCTGATATCCTCCTGTCAATCTGCAGGTAAATAAACATGATGGCATATATCTCTTTCattctttaaatttaaaatttagaaaggtcttttatttttctgtttttaaactCACATAAATCACTTacttctgcttttccagcttttatttGGACCACTTCTGgatcaaaattaaaatgagcATCCTTCAGATCTCTCAAGTCATAACttccatatttttcttcagtctgACTGTTACCATCATAAACATCTAAACATGTTCGGCTTTCTGTTTTACCTGCAGGTTCAACTTGGCCtatattttcctctttgatCAATGACTGGAGTTTTTCTAAGAGAGGCTGAACAAAGAAAACAGTGTATTagggttaaaaaaataaaagtctaaAAGTCCCAAAGCCAAGAAGACAAGTACTATTACAATTTCCAAACCAAAACAGTGGAAATAATTTTGGGAATTACAACATAATAAGATTAAAAAGAAGTTCCAAATATTGCATACACCACGATTCTGACCTTTTTGACCCGTGTCTTTTAGAGGTTTGTAGAGGAAAACTCccaaatttctgtaaaaaatctGCCCATACTCCCATGTTACTAGCTAAATCAAAGCTTCAATCACTGGCATCAATGCCACTTAATTAACATGTCATTCAAATGCTCACTCAGAACAGTAAGGCTTAGTATTTTTCCTCCTTAACATGAAATCCAGTGCTCTTACACTGTAAAGCCTTTACTTTATCACATCAGCACTATATTCTCCACTTGAAACTGTAGTTGTCCAAGTGAATGAGAGAACACAGACATGAAATTTGTAGGCATTACCATGAACACATGCTTTGCTTGACACGGTTGATTATCTGCTTAGGTCATGAATTAAATGAGAAAAGGCACTGACTTTTGTGGCAggaaaaatgcttattttactGCAATAACTCTTACGTACATATAACATCAAAACCTCAGTACACATATATGTTCTGGtctctttttaatttccatCAGTTTCATCTAGTCTGAATTTCACTGctcattttctctctgtaaattattttaatttttttaaagacaacaTGACATTTAGCAGTCAAATTTTCTGAAATGGAATCAAATTCCTACTTGCAGCATTCTTACATGTtggaaacaaattttatttgcttttatcttgcatattttctctttctgctcaTCACACCAAAGATGTGTGGTGGATGTCTGGAAAACAAAGGGTCTTCTGTTTACCTACAaacaagaaaatacagaatCTTCCCTTTTCATCCTCTCAGTACTATGCACCTCAAATAATTAATTGACTAGCTGAAGCAAAAAAGTAGTATTCAAATCCCATCTTCTACATATGAACTCTCAAGGTCAAAACACTGCTCAGTTACCAGCTAATGAACTGCTCACCCTCCCTGCCATGCAACTAAATTACTTTTGGCAGGGTTGGAAAGTTTCAAATAGTTAAAAGAAATGACAGTAATGGTGACTGGCTACTTGGCAAGATGAGACATTAATGTCAAAGAAattactctttaaaaaaaaaaaaaaaaacctacgctgaaaatatatttaattgcAGTAAGACACTCCAGGATGTGTCATGCTGGGATAATGCCACTTCTTGAACCACTGAAAGCACTCTATGAGCCTCAAAACTCACCCAACGCATGGAATCATTATCATAGCATGACACACACCTGCCGTGTCTTATTGCTTAATTATAACCCACCATAGATGGAAATGTATCACATTTACAATGCAAGTCTAGAAATCAATGAGGCTGCATTTATTCAGCCTGCTCACCTACAGTGGCTATTCCCACCACTAATCTGAAAAATCTGTAAATGTAAGTACCTATGGAGCATAGTGGAATCCCAAGCATTTAACACTTTTGCATTCCTTTTTTGTTCAACACAGCAACGGATGATCAAAATTACTGGAATTTTACAGTTGAGATTACTTTTAGTTGTTGATCACTTTTGTCAAGTCAAATGTGTCCCATGAAATATTTACCTGTAAACACAAAATATGCTGCTGAAGTGCACTAAAGAGCAAGGCTGGCTGAAGTGCTGATGTGCTCTGAAGCTTGCTCCAATCGATTACAACTTTCACAATATCCTCTCCGAGATTAAGCTTCAACAGGGCAAAACagacacaataaaaaaatatattttctgtattaacATCAAAAAAGCATGCAAAACTTCTACAAAACAACAATTATGCTCAGTTTCATACAGACCCATTCCAATTTTAGATGAGAACATTAGAAAGATTTGATATTAATTATAGTCCAAGCAGCTATCATAGTCCCAAGTAAGCTAGTATTTGTAGAATATATTCTAAAACTAAAAATTCCTTACTCATCATACTTTCATTGTATTACTTTGGTCCTTGTctttatttaattaattcttGTATGAAAGGATATTGTTCATGTTAATTACTCATACGATCTCTTTTTTAATAGATACTAGAACTACCAATATGAAGAAACATGACCCAGGATAGCAGTCTCCTGTAAATTCACATATTTTGTTTCAAGACTGCAAGATTATCTATGCCCGCATGACCTATGTCTTGATGTAAGACCATGGcacatttctgattttttactGGATGCTAATACAAAggaatttttatattaaaattaagtGCATaaaagtatgtatttttttaatatctcaaTAGATTACATAGGAACACTATTAAACCAGTTTTCAAATCACACTATTTTCCTGTATATATGCATTCGTATTGAAATGAACAATTGCCACAGTCTATTCTCACTGCCAAGGAACTGCAATGTTTAACTCCCAagacaataaagaaaaacacacataATGAATTTGAagtattatttaaaagaaaggtgTATCTTCTATAAGCTAAAAATACACTTTCTAATACAAAGATGATTGTCCATAAACTAATGAGCTAACACACTTTCACacataattttgtcttttttgttacATTAAAGCTCTTCTCAAGATCTTAAAGAGATGATCCCTTTCATTTCCCAAAGCCAAGTAGTTTGTTCTCCAACGAAACATCCTGCGAGTGATACCCCAAATTCTAAATACAGGTAAAATTCTTGTTTGAAATCAAGAGGACCTACTGATATTCTGCTTGTAACACTGAAATCCCAATTCATATGCATATTTGTACATCTATTCCTCACtccttccattaaaaaaaaagtgggggTGGAAACATTAAAAGGTACCTCAGGAAGATGACAAAAGTGACCTCTAACTCATGGTCTAAAGACATTTAACTTCTAACAGCATCAAATACTATAAACATGAACACAGAATGTGTATAAACATGTGTCCTGAGGCCACCACAAAGTGTATGAGCAAACACTGAGAACTGGACACAAGAATGCCTCCATCACTCTGAAGGCAAAGCTATGGATGATAAGCTTCCCATGCTGGTTTCAAATCCCAGCACTGACCATTGTGTGAAGAACTATAAGCCTGAAGCTTCCTTCTTTAGTAAAAGATTGTGCTAAATTCAGGATTAGTTCCCAAATTACATAGCAAAGTAGACAGTCTGACTAGATACATAAAGTATTTTAGGTAATTTTCATATAAATGATTATTCCTGTTTAGTACCTAAGCTAAGTACACAGGATGTAGGAAAAGTAATGTTCTAGGATATACTAGTCTTGAACAAGTTTCAAAATCAAGAATGTCTTTAGAATTTAGTaggaataaaatttattttaggaaTTAAGCCACTGTGCATGTGATCATCTGATGCACATACTTCTGCACAAAGTTTCTAGAGTAATATCTCCTACATGCTATATTACAGTCTATTGACAGGGGTAAAAAAGGTGTAGATTAAGTCattcaaatgaaacaaaatagaAGTGCTACTGAAATTCCCTAATAAGCCTCTTTTTTCAAAAAGAATAAGCTGATATGTGCCTTCATATCATAATGGAAAACTCCTGTCCAGGTGGTTCAATGCACAAAAACCAACAGAACTTCTAACTTAGAATAATTTAGAGGCCAGTCATTTTTTTAACTCACAGAcactgcttttaaataaaagtaaagaatAAACCCCGCCTGCATCAACAAAAGTTTCTAGTACAATAGAGTAAGTTCTCAGTCTCTCACATCCTATTGCTTATTAGAACTGTTGCAGATTTATAAATTCAGTGTTTTGATAACTTCAAAGCCTTTGTCTGATTGATTACAGCCTATTCAATTTACAGGATCATAAGTAATTTCAGCCCTTTGAAATTTGTTTTATGAAAACACTGGATATCACTTGAATCTTAAAGAACTTTTTAGGATCAGCTATATTGGTTTTAAGAGTTGTTATTCTCAGATGTCCTCCTGGCCATGTACTGCCATTGATTGCTCCAGTAAAAAAATTCCTGTGCTAGAAATATTGCTGGTTACAGCCCAATTTACTAGCATAAATCCAACTTAAACTACTATAATGAATCACAAACTGTGACCGCTAACAACTTGGCACATGCTCAGTCATCTCTATaaaagggaaatggggaatCAGTAGTTTCAGTCAAAAATGCAAGACAGTTTGCTAGAATCTACAAGGGGGTAAAACACAGCAGTTAAATCTGTCAGAACTCAAGCAGAGGCAGACAAGTGTGTAACTCAGCAACTGGAAAGGATCATAACTGAGTAATTAAAAGGACTTTCACAGCTAAGATGGAGCAACCAGATCCTTATCTAACCAGTACACTGGACAGTAAAATATGTCTGTCGTCATGGAAAGAAGACACTCCAAACACTAAAGAAGACAATTATACTCTGCACTATAGCTACTGTAATTCTATTGAGGGGATGTAGCAACTCTAAATGGCTCTCTCACTATTGTCTGTGCACAcccagttatttttaaaaatcactagGGCCTTTCCAGTAACATGCTAGTTGTAGAGGCAGCTCTGAAGAAAAAGCAAGCTGCTGAAGTCACAAGAGAAAAGTAAGCTTTTAATGTAGGTTTAGAAACATTTAATTAAACTTGTGATGAATACCCTAGTTAAAAGCTTAGGAAACTTTCTCCTTAGTCTGTATATTTCATAAATACAAGAACTCCAACATTTCTCTGATGTGTTCTGTCATTCATAGTGCTGTCCTCACAACTAGATAAACGGACAGTCAAGAGCTCTTCATTGATCACATTCAGAATTTTTACCAGGAATAATTATGGGGCCTTTAAACCTCAACAGATAGTTTTTATACCTTAGTAGTCCTACAAGTTAGCTGTGTCTGAACATCACACTGTTTAACACTGTACTCCTGTTCAAAAGCCAAAAAAGgcagtttttaataattttagagATAGGAAAACTGAGACTCTTAAGTGTGTGCCTGAATTATCAAGCCCTTAATTTTGATTGTCTTTTGTTTGAAAGCAGTGACAACTATTAGCATACTTGGAGGTGAGAAGCAAATATAATAGAGTTCTATACAGATGAGAGGTGAAATAATCTAAAAAATACCTTCAAATCAGCCAGCAGCTACTCCTAAACTGCTTCTGCATCTAAGAGCCCATTTCTGTACCAAACATACATTAAGTTACACTAGCTCCTGCAGATATTGTGTATCATCTGGCCTCAAACCTTCAAACTAATAATTCTTGAAATAAGAGTGTGCCTCTACTGCCTTCACGGAACTACATAAATGTTTCCATAGAGGAAAATTAATCTTCAAATTATTTATAGCAATAATTAAGTTATTACTAAAACCTTCTCCTGATAAGGGCCTTCCACCACTACTGCAGCTGTGTTATACAATTCACAGACATTACTAAACAAAAAGTAGGCGTTTCAACTTAAGTACCATAGAGAAGAGCACCTCTAAAAAGTCTGACCCTCAGATAAACTGTGTGTTTTGTAGCATATTATTACCAAGGCAGGGCTAACTTCAACCTCCTGATCATTTATCTTGATTTAATGCACCACAAGCTTTCAGTAACTTTTCAATTCAGAGAAATTAGTTAAGATACAGCAATTAAGCAAATTGCACTTTCCCATGGAAGAGATCATCCGTCAAACTACAAAGTGACACCCGACGTCCCGTTACTGTCAGGCAAAGGCCCGGTCCCGGCTGtgggagagaagcagcagcagcagccacgcaccctggggctgccccggccggagggagagggggaggcagGCGGCACCGCCACCCCAGCCAGAAGCCAGGCGCGAACAACCTCCACAAACGAGGCAGCTCCCTTGTTTGTGGCGGACTTATGTCCTCTCCAGCACCGTGCTCTATCCCTGGAGCCCACCAGGGTCACGCAGGCcggggagaagcagcagctagCCCTGCGCGGGCCCCCAGAGCGAGGTGATGTGAGGCGGGCAGGGCGCCCAGCCCAGCTCCGCCCAGAACCTCTCCCTCTGCCCGCCCCTCACTCACCTGCCCCACCAGCCCGGCCAGACAGCGCAGGGCGCTGCTCGCTACCTCGGAGGCAGCAGGGTCGACCTGCGGAGCGCGGGCGCCGGGCGGGAGCGGGCTGGGAGCCACCACCGCCGCCGCCATGAcaccgggccgggccgcgccgtCGCCCCGCGATGACGAACGCTTGGCTCTGGCCCCGCCCCACGCGCTGATGGACAGGAGCGGCAGCCAATGGCGGGGCTTCCCAgcaccggcccggcccggggaccGCGCTCCCGGGGTCTCTGTAGGGGCGCGCTCCCGAGGCCGCTGTAGGGGCGCGCTCCCGAGGCCGCTGTAGGGGCGCGCTCCCGGGGCCGCTGTAGGGGCGCGCTCCCGGGGCCGCTGTAGGGGCGCGCTCCCGGGGCCGCTGTAGGGGCGCGCTCCCGGGGCCGCTGTAGGGGCGCGCTCCCGGGGCCGCTGTAGGGGCGCGCTCCCGGGGCCGCTGTAGGGGCGCGCTCCCGGGGCCGCTGTAGGGGCGCGCTCCCGGGGCCGCTGTAGGGGCGCGCTCCCGGCCGGCCGCGCGCTCCCTCAGCCTCGGCTGTGGCCCAGCTCGGCCCGGCCTCCGGGCGCTGCCAGCGCGGGCGCTTGGTGTGCACGCCTGCAGTGAGTGCTCCTTCGTGGGGGAGAGGATCACCAGTGTTTATTTCAGTAGATCAGATTGCCGCCCTTGTTTCAGCGGTACTTTTTTGCATTCATCTGTGTTGTTCAAAGCCTTGACTCTTCTGCTTGCAGCAGCGTTGTTTTGAAATCAGACTACAGGGCTTGTCTGAGTACTCTATGGGGATTGCAAAATTCTCTTCCTGTAAGACAGTTtacttgtaaattttttttcctaagacaGTATAAATGCTTATAAAGGTTTCCTACCTCATGTCTGTTTTGATAGCCTAATTTTGATCTTTGCACTTCTTTCTGTTCCCTGACCCTCTACCAGTACTTTTTTATTCCATTGAAAAGGGGTGAATGCAGTTGTATACACACATGTTAAAAcattcttaaataaaaatattagaaagtCAGATGAAAATTAGGTGTTTTAGGGGTTCCTTTCCAGGTAAGACGTACCTTGATATAGTGAAAATGAATCCTACTAAACAAGGCTTTCAGCACCAGCAACCCACAACATTTGAGGAGACTCAAGCAGAGAAAGCTCTGCTCAGTTCCAGAGAAAAATTAGTTCCAAAGAGGACTTCAGTGCTAATGATTACAAATATATTGCATGGACATCTGCATTTTGCAAGAATATCGTATCTAGGGTGAACTAGATGGCATTTGCTTGGATTCTGTTGATGAGGGCCATTCTTTGGATTCAGAAATACTTTTAACAGAATGTGATTTAGAAGCtctgaaacacagagaaatttaCTTAATTCCTGAAAACACACAGTTTTTGTAGAAAAAACAAGCCCTCATGCACAGAATATGGtagtcaattaaaaaaattggtgaaattttgttttgcatttctgtgcAACAATACTAATTCCAGCTCGTGATCAAGGGCTGCTTCAACCTGCCTTGTCTCTTGCAGTTTTGTCTCTGGACATGCAGCTGGAGAACCCTGCAAAGTGTAATCATGTCATTTGGATCAAATCATgaagctttcaaaaataaaggaaaatacattgctctttccccttccccaccaGCACTACAACACTGAATTAACACATAAATGATCTGCTGGCCAGAGCAGAATATGGACCACAGATGTTAACAACCTGGCACTGCTTGTTGTTTCTCAGTGTTGCAGGAGACAGTTTGTCCTGACTGAATTCCCAATGACCTGAAAAGACCGACCAAGTCCAGGCATTTGAACCAATTTTTAACTTCAAATGATGAGTGCTCAGCTACCTGATAGTTTCCAGTTCGGAAAAATCTATCTTTCCTGGAGTGATGGAGCAGATGTGTCCTACTTTAGCAATGGGTACGTGTAGCTTTCCTAACTGAGAGGCCTAAGATCTTTCCTTTGCTTCTGAACATGTTATCTTTACCTGTAGCCAGAGGTTGTTTTGGAGTAAAAagcatttcaaatgaaaaataaacagataagCATATAAATATCAGAAAGATACACTGAAATATAAGAGAGATTTAATGAACGTGGAGGATTTCAAGAGACAGTGGGGGTGATACaccattattttttcagtggtCATTACAAGAAAAGTAGGCAAAAGACCATGAAGTAGTCACTAGAGTTATTGATGCCCACCTTTTATTTACTAAGCAGAAACGGGATCTTGGCCTTCTTCCTGTTTGTAAATGTCTTCTCTTAGAGAAATGGTAATGATTCCTATGGGGAAAGATTTTCTTCCTACTTGCTCTGTCTCAGAAGACCTTGATCTGGGTTTCAACTGCT encodes:
- the MBIP gene encoding MAP3K12-binding inhibitory protein 1 isoform X4, whose translation is MAAAVVAPSPLPPGARAPQVDPAASEVASSALRCLAGLVGQLNLGEDIVKVVIDWSKLQSTSALQPALLFSALQQHILCLQPLLEKLQSLIKEENIGQVEPAGKTESRTCLDVYDGNSQTEEKYGSYDLRDLKDAHFNFDPEVVQIKAGKAEIDRRISAFIERKQAEINENNVREFCNVIDCNQENSCARTDAIFTPYPGFKSHIKVSRVVNTYGPQTRSEGTHGSSHKASVPMHDCGNQAVEERLQNIEAHLRLQTGGPVPRDIYQRIKKLEDKILELEGLSPEYFQSVSCSGKRRKVQSPHSYSLAELDEKINAIKQALLRKTKESKSKEAEQFLR
- the MBIP gene encoding MAP3K12-binding inhibitory protein 1 isoform X3, yielding MAAAVVAPSPLPPGARAPQVDPAASEVASSALRCLAGLVGQLNLGEDIVKVVIDWSKLQSTSALQPALLFSALQQHILCLQPLLEKLQSLIKEENIGQVEPAGKTESRTCLDVYDGNSQTEEKYGSYDLRDLKDAHFNFDPEVVQIKAGKAEIDRRISAFIERKQAEINENNVREFCNVIDCNQENSCARTDAIFTPYPGFKSHIKVSRVVNTYGPQTRSEGTHGSSHKASVPMHDCGNQAVEERLQNIEAHLRLQTGGPVPRDIYQRIKKLEDKILELEGLSPEYFQSVSCSGKRRKVQSPHQSYSLAELDEKINAIKQALLRKTKESKSKEAEQFLR
- the MBIP gene encoding MAP3K12-binding inhibitory protein 1 isoform X2 translates to MAAAVVAPSPLPPGARAPQVDPAASEVASSALRCLAGLVGQLNLGEDIVKVVIDWSKLQSTSALQPALLFSALQQHILCLQVNRRPFVFQTSTTHLWCDEQKEKICKIKANKICFQHPLLEKLQSLIKEENIGQVEPAGKTESRTCLDVYDGNSQTEEKYGSYDLRDLKDAHFNFDPEVVQIKAGKAEIDRRISAFIERKQAEINENNVREFCNVIDCNQENSCARTDAIFTPYPGFKSHIKVSRVVNTYGPQTRSEGTHGSSHKASVPMHDCGNQAVEERLQNIEAHLRLQTGGPVPRDIYQRIKKLEDKILELEGLSPEYFQSVSCSGKRRKVQSPHSYSLAELDEKINAIKQALLRKTKESKSKEAEQFLR
- the MBIP gene encoding MAP3K12-binding inhibitory protein 1 isoform X1; the encoded protein is MAAAVVAPSPLPPGARAPQVDPAASEVASSALRCLAGLVGQLNLGEDIVKVVIDWSKLQSTSALQPALLFSALQQHILCLQVNRRPFVFQTSTTHLWCDEQKEKICKIKANKICFQHPLLEKLQSLIKEENIGQVEPAGKTESRTCLDVYDGNSQTEEKYGSYDLRDLKDAHFNFDPEVVQIKAGKAEIDRRISAFIERKQAEINENNVREFCNVIDCNQENSCARTDAIFTPYPGFKSHIKVSRVVNTYGPQTRSEGTHGSSHKASVPMHDCGNQAVEERLQNIEAHLRLQTGGPVPRDIYQRIKKLEDKILELEGLSPEYFQSVSCSGKRRKVQSPHQSYSLAELDEKINAIKQALLRKTKESKSKEAEQFLR